The following coding sequences lie in one Glycine max cultivar Williams 82 chromosome 19, Glycine_max_v4.0, whole genome shotgun sequence genomic window:
- the LOC100527713 gene encoding Transcription and mRNA export factor ENY2-like has product MKPKASVNRPPTPDVVENVPEREPTLQELINIKLIETGEKERLMELLRERLVDCGWKDEMETLCRAVVKKKGRNNVTVDELVHVITPKGRVSIPDSVKAELLQRIRTFLVSAAL; this is encoded by the exons GAAGCCGAAGGCGTCAGTGAATCGACCCCCAACACCAGATGTGGTCGAAAATGTCCCTGAAAGAGAACCCAcgcttcaagagctcatcaaCATCAAG TTGATCGAGACTGGAGAGAAGGAGCGCCTCATGGAGCTGTTGAGGGAAAGGCTTGTTGATTGCGGTTGGAAGGATGAAATGGAAACTCTCTGCag AGCTGttgtgaagaagaaagggaggaATAATGTTACTGTTGATGAACTTGTACATGTAATCACTCCAAAGGGACGAG TCTCCATTCCTGATTCCGTAAAGGCTGAGTTGTTGCAGAGGATTCGAACATTTCTCGTGTCTGCTGCTCTTTAA